In Candidatus Limnocylindria bacterium, the DNA window CGCCGCAGTAACGAAGCCCGGGCCCAGGCAGTTTTGAGGGTTCGTTGACTGTCGGCGGCCGTCAGCGCCGGCCTAGAAGGAAGCGTTCACCGTCGCGAGGCTCTCCCGGATCCAGCCGGCCGTCGCGGCGACGTCATCCGGCCACCCGGAGAAGAAGAGGCGATCCGTCTCGTCCTCGATCCGCCGGCGCGCGTTCGCGCCCTTTTCGGTCGTCCGCGGCGGATCGCCCGCCGCGACGAGGCCGTCGCGCCGGAGGCGCGTCAGCTCTGCCGCGACGTCGGCGGGTCGCTGGGAGGTCAGCTTCGCGGCGAGATCAGCCTCGCTGGCGGCCTCGCCGCGCCAGATGCGGGTGAGGGCATCCAGCGTCGGGCCATCGAGGCCGGCCTGCCGCCAGGCCGCCATGTGGCAGTCGTCCCGTGCCTGCCAGAGACCAAAAACTGCGTTCTCGAGCGCGATCATCGGATGCGCCGTGGCGTCGCCGGCCATGCGCGCGGCCCTGGGGATGTGTGAGTGCCAGCGCCCGTCGAGGCTCGCAGCCGTCGCCTCGAAAGCGCCGTGCAAGAGGGACGCGAGCCGCGCGAGATCCTCCTTCGCGAGTGGCGACGGCAGCGTTCCGAGGTACGCATCGGCCTCGCGGCGGTAGCGTTTGAGGAGCTCGCGACCCTTCGGCGTGAGGTCCCAGCGCCCGTCCTTCTCGTCGACCAGGCCGGCGTCACGCGCCGCGGCGGAGGCGGCTTGCTGCTGGTCCCACTGGGTCGCGTAGGGGTTCCACATCTCGCTGAAGCGCCCGCCGCCTTGCGGAGCGACCCCGCCGATGGCGAAGAACAACGCGGGTCGATCGATCCCGAGCTCCTCCAGGAGGCGCAGCGGGAATGTGAACTTCGTCCGCCGCTTGTTCAGGAACTCGGGAAAGAGCGGCACGAGCTCCAGCGGATAGGGCGCTCTCATGCGGGCACCGCTTTGCGCGTCGCTAGTCGCAGCGCGAGCTGCTTCAGCGCGATGGCGGTCTTGTCGTTCGGCTCCGCGAGGATGTAGGGCACGCCGAGGTCCGCGGCCGCATCTGCCTTCTCCGCGAACGGAACGATGTTGTCGGGCTTCCGCTTCAGGAACTTCGCGATGCCCTCGTCCTCGATGCCCTTCGCCGTGCTGCGAACGAGCGCGACGAGGATGCGCTCGTCGGCGATGCCGATACGCGTGAGCATCGCAAGCGTGTCGGATGTACCCCGGAGCGATGCGAGATGTGGTGCGGTAACAACGCAGACGATGTCGGTGACATCGAGCGCCGCGAGCGTGATCTCGTCGAGCTTCGTCGCGAGATCGAGGACGACTGCGTCGCGTCCGCCACGAGCGAGATCGATCGCCTGCTGGACCGCGCCGACGCTCACCAGCTCGGCCTCCTCCGGTGACGCTGGCGCAGCGAGGACACGTACGCCGCTCTTGTGGTCGGCCAGGAACCGATTGAAATCGTCCTCGGTCACACGGCCGATGTCACCGCGCGCGAACTCCACGATCGTCGTCCGGGGACGTAGGTCGAAGAACATCGCGGCGTTACCGAACTGAAGGTTCAGGTCGAGCAACACGACGGACTTACCGTCTGTTGCGAGAGCCGCTGCGACGTTGGCCGCGAGTGTGGTCGCGCCCACGCCGCCCTTCCCGTGCGCGAAAGCGATGACCATGCCCAGCTTGCGTGGCGTCGCGACCACTTCAGCAACGGTTCGGGTGTGTCGCAGGATCGTTTCGATCTTCGCAGCCAGGACGGCGAGGTCGATCGGCTTGCCGATGTAGTCGTCCGCGCCGTGCGCGTAGCCGGCCAGGATGTCCGTCTCCTGCTTCGCTGCGGAGAGAACGATGATCGGTGTGCGCGCCGTACGCCGGTCCTCGCGCAGGCGTTTCACCAACTCGAGGCCGTTCATCAGGGGCATGTTCACGTCGGTCACGACGAGGTCGGGCGCGCCCTTGCTTTCGATGAGCTTTAGGGCATCGACACCGTTCGCGACCGCCTCGACCCGGTAACCGCGCTTCGCGAGATAGACCGTACAGAGCTTCCGGATCGGGTCCTCGTCGTCGACGCAGAGGATCTTCTCGCCCGCCATGCCTTCCTTTCGGCCTTCCACCCGCCGCTAGACTCGCCGCAGTGCGCGACCGCGAAACGATAGTGCTTCCTTGAGCACGGGAATCAATCTCGGAGACCCGTACAGCAGTCCGCGACGCTCGCGCCTGGCAGCCCGCATCCTTCTTGCGCTCGGAGTGATCATCGCCGTCATAGCGGGCGCGGGCACCTACTTCTACGCGGTCGCGGCGCGCACGGCTCCCCCGTCGGAGACCGCGATGGTCGACGTCCTTGTGGCCGCACGAGACATCGAGGCGCGATCCGCCCTCGGATCAACTGACGTCAAGGTCGTTCAGCTGCCACGCGACGCGGCGCCAGCCAACGCGCTTCACGATGCGACCGGCATGACCGGTCTGGTCACGACCGTCCGTCTTTCGGCGAACGAGCCGGTACTCCCGACGAAGATCGCGCTGCCGGGCAGTGAAGGTCACATCGCGGTCCTGCCACCCGGCCAGACCGTCGCGACCTCGGCCGCGTTCCGCGCGATGTCCGTGAACGTCCCGGATGCGAACGCGGCAGGTGGACTGATCGAGGCCGGGGATCACATCGACATCCTGTACACGCTCGCGATCATCGATCCGACGAAGCCGGACTTTGTCGGTCGCATCGTGCTCCAGGACATTCCCGTGCTCGCGAAGACGATCACGGTGTACACGCTTCGAGTCGACGCCACCACCGCGGAGCGCATCGCCGCACTCCAGGCGTCGGGCGGGAGCCTCCAGCTACTGCTTCGCGCGCCCGGTGATGCGCGACCCGCAGGCACCGCCGGCGCGAGCTTCTCCAATGAGGCGCAGCGAGTCTTGAGGCCCTAACTTCGCGCGAGCTATTCCACGAGTGATGGCACGCGCGTGCCCGCGACCGATCCCGCGGTGAAGCTCATCGTGAGCAGGTTGCCGCCCGCTATCCCGAGCTCGTACGCCACGATCTGCGACGCGATCGTCACGTTGTTCGCGGCGGTGATGGTGAGCGTCGCCGCGGGCACGTAGAGCGTTCCGCTGAGCGACGTTCCGGTCCGCACCGTGATCGCGACGGCGCCGGCGCAGCTGCGGTCTTGGAAGACGAGCATGCCAGCGTAGGAGCCGGTCGCGCCTGCTGATAGCGTCATCGTCCCCGAGCCGGCGAGCGACAGACTCCCGCAGACTCCGCCCACCGCCGGATAGTTCGCGTTGGCGTTGTACAGGAGAACACCGCCAGCGCCGGCGAGGATCAGCGAACCCGTGCCGGTCGTCGTGAGGCCGGCGCGAAAGATGTACCTCCCCGCGTTGAGCCTCGCGATACCGAGATTGCCGACGGTGACCAGTCCGGTGTACAGGCCGGGGCTCAGCGTCACCGTGGCGTTGGTGATGTTCTGCCCCGCGTAGCTCGGCACACCCGATGTCGTCGGACCAGCCAGCGATGAGAACGGATCGGCGACCGCCGCCGCACCCGTCGTCGGCGCCGGGCTCATGCGTCCCGCATCAGCCGCCCGCACGCCGCCGGTGAACTTGTGAAAGGTCGCGGTCAGGAAAGCACCGCCGCCCGCGATCTGTATCGCGTTGGCACTGGTCGTATTCGTGTTCGTGCCGCCGCCGGTGACCGTGAAACGCGTGCCAGTCGAAAGCCGGAACGTGGTGTTGCCACTTGGGCGCGTGACGATCACCGCCTGGCCCGAGCCGGACCGCGCGAGACCAGCGACGGCCCGGACCGTGATCGGGGTGCGACCTCCGCTTGCGCCGAAGAGGAATCTCGTGAGCACCTGCTCGGTGATCGTGACTTCGATATAGCCGGGATCTCCGATGAACGCCCCGGTCGTCGGTGGCGCCGCGGTGGTGAGGGTGATGAAACCGCCGTCCGTGTAGCCGTTGCGGGTCGCATCGGTCGCTGCGGCCGTGCGCGCCTGGGCAGCGCTGCCGCCCGCATAGAGCACAGCCGCGCCGGCCCACGCTCCCGCGTCCGCCGCCGTCTGCGCCGCCCGGCGCGCCACGAACAGCTGTCCGGTGTCGAGTGCGAGGCCGATACCGAGCAGCAGTCCGCCGAGCGCTAAGGCGATGAGGACGAGCGCCTGACCGCGCTCGTCGCGCGACCAGCGTCTCACTGCTCGATCACCAGCGTCGAACTGGATCGCAGGGTGATGCCGAGCCCGCTCCCGAGGAACACTTGCGAAAGGATCGGCGTGAACGGGAACGTCGCGGTCACAACGATGCGGCTTCCGCGGTTCGCGTTGCCGTCGGGCCAGGTCGACAGGACCGTCAGGTTGTTCGGCACGCCGGACGCATAGCCCCGGACCTGTGCGGTGATCGCGGTGTCCGTGTCCGGCGCCGTGTACGACGCCGCACCGGGGCCGGTCGGCGACGCGCTGAGAGCTCCGTGCACGATGCCGTAGCGCGTCCCCTCACGCACAGCCGTCGCCAGCGTGTTGCTGAGCCAGACCGCTCGGCCAGCATCAAAGAGGCCGACGA includes these proteins:
- a CDS encoding response regulator, whose product is MEGRKEGMAGEKILCVDDEDPIRKLCTVYLAKRGYRVEAVANGVDALKLIESKGAPDLVVTDVNMPLMNGLELVKRLREDRRTARTPIIVLSAAKQETDILAGYAHGADDYIGKPIDLAVLAAKIETILRHTRTVAEVVATPRKLGMVIAFAHGKGGVGATTLAANVAAALATDGKSVVLLDLNLQFGNAAMFFDLRPRTTIVEFARGDIGRVTEDDFNRFLADHKSGVRVLAAPASPEEAELVSVGAVQQAIDLARGGRDAVVLDLATKLDEITLAALDVTDIVCVVTAPHLASLRGTSDTLAMLTRIGIADERILVALVRSTAKGIEDEGIAKFLKRKPDNIVPFAEKADAAADLGVPYILAEPNDKTAIALKQLALRLATRKAVPA
- a CDS encoding TadE/TadG family type IV pilus assembly protein, which codes for MTLFVRGARRRVDRLGPSLGSALNSRGQALVETALVLPLLLLLIVGLFDAGRAVWLSNTLATAVREGTRYGIVHGALSASPTGPGAASYTAPDTDTAITAQVRGYASGVPNNLTVLSTWPDGNANRGSRIVVTATFPFTPILSQVFLGSGLGITLRSSSTLVIEQ
- a CDS encoding pilus assembly protein TadG-related protein encodes the protein MRRWSRDERGQALVLIALALGGLLLGIGLALDTGQLFVARRAAQTAADAGAWAGAAVLYAGGSAAQARTAAATDATRNGYTDGGFITLTTAAPPTTGAFIGDPGYIEVTITEQVLTRFLFGASGGRTPITVRAVAGLARSGSGQAVIVTRPSGNTTFRLSTGTRFTVTGGGTNTNTTSANAIQIAGGGAFLTATFHKFTGGVRAADAGRMSPAPTTGAAAVADPFSSLAGPTTSGVPSYAGQNITNATVTLSPGLYTGLVTVGNLGIARLNAGRYIFRAGLTTTGTGSLILAGAGGVLLYNANANYPAVGGVCGSLSLAGSGTMTLSAGATGSYAGMLVFQDRSCAGAVAITVRTGTSLSGTLYVPAATLTITAANNVTIASQIVAYELGIAGGNLLTMSFTAGSVAGTRVPSLVE
- the cpaB gene encoding Flp pilus assembly protein CpaB, with amino-acid sequence MSTGINLGDPYSSPRRSRLAARILLALGVIIAVIAGAGTYFYAVAARTAPPSETAMVDVLVAARDIEARSALGSTDVKVVQLPRDAAPANALHDATGMTGLVTTVRLSANEPVLPTKIALPGSEGHIAVLPPGQTVATSAAFRAMSVNVPDANAAGGLIEAGDHIDILYTLAIIDPTKPDFVGRIVLQDIPVLAKTITVYTLRVDATTAERIAALQASGGSLQLLLRAPGDARPAGTAGASFSNEAQRVLRP